A stretch of Longibacter salinarum DNA encodes these proteins:
- a CDS encoding damage-control phosphatase ARMT1 family protein, with amino-acid sequence MSADGRSSIAPPAPLRGIDNSSFAHFSIVKRLPEILRRVLHDNTFPPGVEESLMRLHAEIPGTPLHPIDEKGAPDLDAWAAHIDNLDGENWLEVPWFFAETYFYRRIVAATGYLTKPLHHVDPFSYQKSAGLRTNRASIRRFARVVEDALRERPLTQEAMGALLAQSLWGNRADLSLWAADDDDRGPLDQSDDHLFVDDRDRTARLLRNHAPDARLLFVADNAGLELVGDLCLIDGLLTGGIASQVRIHVKSHPTFVSDAVHADVGATITFLRDSINRHAQKLGGRLQEHVDAGRIAVEDDFYWTSPLPLWEMPARISEMMREHDLTILKGDANYRRMLGDRHWPYTTPTEVATSYLPAPTLALRTMKAEVAVGLSQNDMNRAALSGQNWATSGEWGFVQLSSRGGSSSA; translated from the coding sequence GTGTCCGCTGACGGTCGCTCCTCTATTGCGCCTCCCGCCCCGCTCCGTGGAATTGACAACTCCTCCTTTGCCCACTTCAGCATCGTAAAGCGTCTCCCCGAGATTCTGCGGCGGGTCCTGCATGACAATACGTTTCCTCCGGGTGTGGAAGAATCGCTGATGCGCTTGCACGCCGAGATTCCCGGCACTCCGCTCCATCCAATCGACGAGAAGGGCGCCCCGGATCTCGACGCGTGGGCAGCGCACATCGACAACCTAGACGGCGAAAACTGGCTCGAGGTACCATGGTTCTTTGCGGAAACGTACTTTTATCGCCGGATCGTAGCGGCAACCGGTTACCTTACGAAGCCGCTCCACCATGTCGACCCGTTTAGCTATCAAAAATCGGCCGGCCTGCGAACGAACAGGGCGTCTATTCGACGATTTGCGCGAGTCGTGGAAGACGCTCTACGGGAGCGGCCTCTGACTCAAGAAGCGATGGGTGCCCTCCTTGCTCAAAGCCTCTGGGGAAACCGTGCGGACCTCAGCCTATGGGCGGCCGACGACGATGATCGAGGCCCTCTGGATCAATCCGACGACCACCTCTTCGTTGACGATCGAGATCGCACGGCACGCCTTCTCCGGAACCACGCTCCAGATGCCCGTCTCCTGTTCGTTGCGGATAACGCAGGGCTCGAACTCGTGGGAGATCTCTGCCTCATCGACGGCCTGCTCACGGGCGGCATCGCTTCACAGGTGAGAATCCATGTGAAGTCGCACCCAACGTTCGTTTCGGACGCGGTTCACGCAGATGTAGGCGCCACGATCACGTTTCTGCGCGACTCGATCAATCGCCACGCGCAAAAGCTCGGTGGACGCCTTCAAGAGCACGTAGACGCGGGACGCATCGCGGTTGAGGACGACTTCTACTGGACCTCTCCTCTTCCACTCTGGGAGATGCCCGCCCGTATCAGTGAGATGATGCGAGAGCACGATCTGACAATTCTGAAGGGAGACGCAAATTATCGCCGTATGCTCGGCGATCGACACTGGCCGTACACGACCCCGACCGAGGTCGCGACAAGCTATCTTCCAGCCCCAACCCTGGCGCTTCGAACCATGAAGGCAGAAGTCGCCGTCGGTTTATCTCAGAACGATATGAATCGCGCCGCCCTTTCCGGCCAAAACTGGGCGACGAGCGGCGAATGGGGATTTGTCCAGCTGTCATCGCGCGGCGGTTCATCCTCGGCGTGA
- the glgX gene encoding glycogen debranching protein GlgX produces the protein MSTESNDSAEFVAAVERARKERGHGYRAFAEGLLETGSVRVGVPLPLGTEIRDGGVNFALFSRHATQVWLEIYEKPLHGEPSQVIGLDPTANRTGDIWHVWVEGLAPGTLYGYRVDGPQAPGRGHRFNPHKLLIDPYARAIAGTENWDFQKARGFHRSDEGGGWDADEHDNAAETPKCVITGEHFDWQGDTLLRHPWSDTIIYEIHVRGFTQHASSGVANPGTYRGIIEKIPYLQSLGVTAVEFLPVQAFNPRELTRANPVTGEPLTNYWGYNPAAFMAPEGRYSSAGTSGEQVLEFKQMVHALHAAGIEVILDVVFNHTGEGNHLGPTFSWRGLENSIYYLLEEDRQWYRDFTGTGNTVKADHPVVRDLILDSLRYWVMEMHVDGFRFDLASVLGRDQDGSLLADPPLTERIAEDPILRDVKIIAEAWDAAGAYQVGSFSRDRWAEWNGPYRDTVRRFWRGDAGLVSDLASRLGGSADLYASSGRGPHSSVNYIASHDGFTLNDLVSYNHKHNEANGENNRDGTDANYSNNYGVEGPSDDPLIERTRNRQVRNMLLTLLLSRGVPMLLGGDEFRRTQRGNNNAYCQDNETSWFDWQRREAYDDLVQFTRKAIRLRKQLPMLRAGRSYSSQDVEWFDARGRTVNWHDPNARTLGMHIRDPQGPDLVAVFHAGPESANVLLPHPPTGACWHRVADTARPSPSDLYAIGDAPRLEEVSRYPMAGRSTLVLVSQPET, from the coding sequence ATGTCTACCGAATCGAACGATTCAGCTGAATTCGTTGCTGCCGTTGAACGTGCCCGCAAAGAGCGAGGGCACGGCTACCGGGCATTTGCGGAGGGACTTCTCGAAACCGGTAGCGTTCGCGTCGGCGTGCCACTTCCACTGGGTACCGAAATCCGAGATGGAGGCGTCAATTTCGCTCTCTTCAGCCGTCATGCTACGCAGGTCTGGCTGGAGATTTATGAGAAGCCCTTGCATGGAGAGCCGTCACAGGTCATCGGGCTCGATCCAACGGCCAACCGGACCGGTGATATCTGGCACGTCTGGGTCGAGGGGCTGGCTCCGGGAACGTTGTACGGGTATCGCGTGGACGGGCCTCAGGCCCCCGGGCGTGGACACCGGTTCAACCCGCACAAGCTTCTCATCGACCCATATGCGCGGGCGATCGCTGGCACGGAAAACTGGGACTTTCAGAAGGCGCGCGGATTCCACCGATCCGACGAAGGCGGGGGATGGGACGCAGACGAGCACGATAACGCCGCCGAAACCCCGAAGTGCGTCATCACAGGAGAGCACTTTGACTGGCAAGGTGATACGCTACTTCGTCACCCGTGGTCGGACACGATCATCTATGAGATCCACGTGCGTGGTTTTACGCAACACGCGTCGAGTGGGGTCGCCAATCCGGGCACCTATCGCGGTATCATTGAAAAGATTCCATATCTGCAGTCGCTCGGCGTTACAGCGGTCGAGTTCCTTCCAGTACAGGCGTTCAACCCCCGGGAGTTGACTCGGGCGAATCCGGTGACCGGAGAGCCGCTCACCAATTACTGGGGATACAATCCAGCTGCGTTTATGGCGCCGGAAGGCCGCTACTCCAGTGCGGGTACGAGCGGCGAGCAGGTGCTGGAGTTTAAGCAGATGGTTCATGCCCTGCACGCTGCCGGTATCGAGGTGATTCTGGATGTCGTGTTTAATCATACCGGGGAAGGGAATCACCTCGGTCCGACGTTCTCGTGGCGTGGGCTGGAAAACTCGATTTACTATCTGCTTGAGGAGGACCGACAATGGTACCGTGACTTTACGGGGACCGGCAACACGGTCAAAGCCGATCATCCCGTCGTGCGTGATCTCATCCTTGATTCGCTACGATACTGGGTCATGGAGATGCATGTGGATGGCTTCCGATTTGACCTCGCCTCCGTTCTCGGCCGGGACCAGGATGGAAGCCTCCTCGCGGATCCCCCGCTGACGGAGCGCATCGCCGAGGACCCCATTTTGCGCGATGTGAAGATCATCGCGGAAGCCTGGGATGCGGCTGGGGCGTACCAGGTCGGCTCGTTCTCGCGCGACCGGTGGGCGGAGTGGAACGGGCCGTATCGCGATACCGTGCGGCGCTTTTGGCGAGGTGACGCAGGCCTTGTGAGCGATCTTGCAAGTCGATTGGGCGGTAGTGCCGACCTGTATGCATCGTCCGGCCGAGGTCCCCATTCGAGCGTCAACTACATCGCCAGCCACGACGGATTTACGCTGAACGACCTCGTGAGCTACAACCACAAGCACAACGAGGCGAATGGCGAGAACAATCGGGATGGCACGGATGCCAACTACAGCAATAATTACGGTGTAGAAGGCCCCTCCGACGACCCTCTGATCGAGCGTACGAGGAATCGGCAGGTTCGCAACATGCTTCTCACGCTGCTACTCTCGCGAGGGGTACCAATGCTTCTTGGGGGAGATGAATTTCGCCGGACGCAGCGCGGAAACAACAACGCATATTGCCAGGATAACGAGACTAGCTGGTTCGATTGGCAACGGCGCGAGGCGTACGACGATCTCGTCCAGTTCACGCGGAAAGCGATTCGTCTTCGCAAGCAACTGCCCATGCTTCGCGCCGGACGATCCTACAGCTCTCAAGACGTCGAGTGGTTTGATGCTCGCGGGCGGACGGTAAATTGGCACGATCCAAACGCCCGGACGCTTGGAATGCATATCCGCGATCCCCAAGGTCCGGATCTCGTCGCCGTATTTCACGCCGGGCCCGAATCGGCGAATGTGTTGCTGCCCCACCCACCGACGGGTGCATGCTGGCACCGAGTAGCGGATACGGCCCGGCCCAGCCCCTCCGACCTGTACGCGATCGGGGATGCGCCTCGCCTGGAAGAGGTAAGTCGCTACCCCATGGCCGGACGAAGTACACTCGTTCTCGTGTCCCAACCCGAGACGTAG
- a CDS encoding TIM-barrel domain-containing protein, producing MMLRAFIRSGISAAAVLALAMLPVTAQPVSIDPEPFRINLKLDDNTRSVIGAPPRANKSASFGLYFSGVWERVVSADAVDGKPGVYAALTERGTPLRISVETGQTVSKVTIEGPPDIERIGYGFVPSDDERFYSHATGSARLDRRGTALDSRRDSSVVPFALSSRGYGVYLPTEGDFRLDFGTSTDLFTFWAEGATVTFHFYTAPEPAEIIARFTESTGRMGLPPTAQYGVWKHRHNLDALDKIERDTRLLRAYDVASSAYVVDEAWATSSAQLTSTRDTGASTAMAVAELRDAGFNVMADVWPLVRSGTSAFEEAAARQLLVADSTGAPLMMPSPSRPQRDDSSTIDRDSARVALVDFTHPESESWWTNHVAQLARADVNGVILNEVALPDSGLYHGGEAESSLWRTWRQRYVHGTRKAFKDAGMKHPVIAGRAVDAGASRALSLVQSKGWTADFDSTTGLPAAVISAQSAGFAGVPLWTATPTTDSTTVHRSALARWIQFQAFTPSMHLDASYGVESWLADPEMASIIRRYSRLHSSLSTYLWHQYKTAKETGTPVMRPLMLEVPRSANRTDREDQYFLGPDVLVAPITDSTTARRVYLPPGEWMHLWSQDVYPGDMELDVKAPLDEIPVFVRRDRDALSSLLRPLYKRQRKGLASYLERLSLTEPAPPLSADVIQSQAPDSVDSTGEAEPDTTSTTSSSTSVSAPLDSQASVTDSVTAGSLPDVLKNAPTATAKAEVLRSFLVDLEEARLDIIYRKRQGLIAPVAAETLVERIVEIDRTTRLIISIIEA from the coding sequence ATGATGCTTCGCGCCTTCATTCGGTCTGGTATTTCTGCTGCAGCCGTTCTCGCTCTGGCGATGCTGCCGGTTACTGCACAACCAGTCTCTATCGACCCGGAGCCATTTCGCATCAACCTGAAGCTCGATGACAATACGCGGTCTGTTATCGGAGCCCCGCCGCGGGCAAACAAGTCTGCCTCATTTGGCCTCTACTTCAGTGGAGTCTGGGAACGCGTCGTAAGCGCGGACGCTGTAGATGGCAAGCCCGGTGTCTATGCTGCGCTGACGGAGCGGGGCACGCCTCTGCGCATCAGCGTGGAGACGGGCCAGACGGTGAGCAAGGTTACGATTGAAGGACCGCCCGACATCGAGCGAATCGGATACGGTTTCGTCCCGTCGGACGACGAGCGGTTTTACAGCCATGCTACAGGATCCGCGAGGCTCGACCGACGAGGTACGGCGCTCGACAGCCGTCGGGATTCGAGTGTGGTCCCGTTTGCGCTCAGTAGTCGAGGCTACGGTGTCTATCTCCCAACCGAAGGAGACTTCCGCCTCGACTTCGGCACATCGACCGACCTGTTCACCTTCTGGGCGGAGGGCGCGACGGTGACATTCCACTTTTACACCGCGCCCGAGCCGGCAGAAATCATTGCTCGATTTACGGAGTCCACCGGACGGATGGGGCTGCCGCCGACGGCTCAGTACGGCGTCTGGAAGCATCGCCACAACCTCGACGCTCTGGACAAAATTGAGCGTGACACTCGGCTTCTCCGCGCGTATGACGTCGCTTCGTCTGCGTATGTTGTCGATGAAGCATGGGCGACGTCTTCCGCTCAGCTCACGTCGACGCGGGACACAGGTGCCTCGACGGCTATGGCCGTAGCGGAGCTCCGTGATGCGGGTTTCAACGTGATGGCCGATGTGTGGCCGCTCGTTCGATCCGGGACGTCCGCGTTCGAAGAAGCGGCCGCCCGCCAACTCCTGGTGGCGGATAGCACCGGGGCACCCCTGATGATGCCATCGCCGTCTCGACCACAGCGTGACGACTCGTCTACCATCGATCGCGACTCGGCCCGTGTTGCTCTCGTCGACTTCACGCATCCCGAGTCCGAGTCCTGGTGGACGAATCACGTCGCCCAACTTGCCCGCGCAGACGTGAATGGTGTGATTCTCAACGAGGTGGCATTGCCGGACAGCGGACTGTATCACGGCGGAGAAGCCGAGTCGAGCCTCTGGCGAACGTGGCGCCAACGCTATGTCCATGGTACGAGAAAAGCATTTAAGGACGCCGGAATGAAGCATCCTGTCATCGCCGGTCGTGCCGTTGATGCCGGCGCATCCAGAGCGTTGAGCTTAGTGCAGTCGAAGGGATGGACAGCAGATTTTGACTCGACGACCGGACTACCGGCTGCTGTGATCAGTGCTCAGAGCGCTGGCTTTGCTGGCGTTCCCCTGTGGACCGCCACGCCGACGACGGATTCGACGACGGTCCATCGATCCGCGCTCGCCCGATGGATTCAATTTCAGGCGTTCACGCCGTCCATGCATCTCGACGCTTCGTATGGCGTCGAGTCCTGGTTGGCCGACCCCGAAATGGCGTCGATCATTCGCCGCTACTCGCGACTGCATTCGTCCCTGAGCACATATCTCTGGCATCAGTACAAGACGGCGAAAGAAACGGGCACTCCCGTCATGCGACCGCTGATGCTGGAAGTCCCGCGTTCAGCGAACCGTACGGATCGGGAAGATCAGTATTTTCTGGGGCCCGATGTACTTGTGGCACCGATTACGGATAGTACGACGGCGCGACGCGTTTATCTCCCCCCGGGAGAGTGGATGCACCTGTGGAGCCAGGACGTGTATCCCGGCGACATGGAGTTGGACGTGAAAGCACCACTCGATGAGATTCCGGTGTTCGTTCGCCGGGACCGAGATGCCCTGTCAAGCCTGCTTCGTCCGCTGTACAAGCGTCAACGGAAGGGGCTGGCATCTTACCTTGAGCGTCTCTCCCTTACGGAACCTGCGCCGCCGTTGTCTGCCGATGTGATCCAGTCACAGGCACCGGATTCGGTGGACAGCACCGGGGAGGCGGAGCCGGACACAACCAGCACAACGTCAAGCAGCACTTCCGTGTCCGCCCCGCTGGACAGTCAAGCTTCGGTTACAGACTCGGTAACGGCAGGATCACTCCCGGATGTTTTGAAAAATGCGCCGACGGCCACAGCAAAAGCCGAAGTCCTTCGCAGTTTCCTCGTGGATCTTGAGGAGGCCCGACTGGACATCATTTATCGCAAACGGCAAGGATTGATTGCACCCGTAGCAGCAGAAACACTGGTTGAACGCATCGTCGAAATTGATCGGACAACGCGTCTGATTATCAGCATCATCGAAGCATGA
- a CDS encoding SulP family inorganic anion transporter, with protein sequence MASLTSTLTAYATAPWRRMRSVDRGIVARDAVSGLTLAVVLLPQAIAFAILAGLPAETGLVTAVIGAIVGALWGSSVLVHTGPTSAVSLLVMSSVAATAPADPSAMVVVAGLLAVMAGTVQVILGVARLGVLVTFVSDAVIVGFAAGAGIQIAVSELRHVLRVDVAARALWPRLEAILQQLPDVHLPSLVIGTATIALLVGIRMIRRSWPATLLALLATSALAALLGPSQLGLNVIGALPTDLPRPQSLPIFDGALISSLATGALAIASIGLIQTMAVARSLPNPGGERLDANQEFVGQGLANIVAGWFSGFSVSGSFSRSAVAAETGARTPLAAVISGAFVLAFMLLFGPLGAYLPRAALAGILIVVAIKMIDLDRIRQVVRSSRGESVVMSVTFLGTLFLPIDVAVLAGILTALGHYVLRTSAPDVVPVRPDECFRHFVRHSPQDPCTQLAIFDIRGDLYFGATSHVEDTLLSHCDDHPDQRFLLLRMQGVNRIDVSGVRMLERLAEDRRRHVGDLYLTRIQRPVLRFMISTRFHETLGRDHFLNVDTAVDTLFHHVLDPAVCVYECRMRAFRECQTIPRPDIPLHLRPAAHVPTDDEVTVETIDAVDLWQELHGHGIEPRIIDVREPREFARGHIPGSENIPYLNLIADPSCAMDGTDRPIVIVCRGGRRSRSAGVHIAPIHDRQVRVLKGGLLSWESADLLTAMGTPSHSKTIVPG encoded by the coding sequence ATGGCCTCACTTACCTCGACGCTAACAGCCTACGCGACCGCTCCATGGCGACGGATGCGGTCGGTCGATCGCGGAATCGTGGCGCGAGATGCGGTGTCCGGTCTCACACTGGCCGTGGTGCTCCTTCCACAGGCCATTGCGTTCGCAATCCTTGCCGGACTTCCGGCCGAGACGGGCCTGGTCACGGCGGTGATCGGAGCGATCGTGGGCGCTCTCTGGGGATCCTCTGTGCTCGTGCATACGGGTCCAACATCTGCCGTCTCGCTGCTCGTTATGTCGTCAGTCGCGGCTACCGCCCCGGCAGATCCCTCGGCCATGGTCGTCGTCGCCGGACTTCTTGCCGTGATGGCCGGCACCGTACAGGTCATCCTTGGCGTCGCGAGGCTCGGTGTGCTCGTGACATTCGTCTCGGATGCCGTTATCGTTGGCTTCGCCGCCGGCGCGGGAATCCAGATTGCTGTGAGTGAGTTGCGACATGTCCTCCGCGTGGACGTCGCCGCCCGGGCGCTCTGGCCACGACTGGAGGCGATTCTGCAGCAACTACCTGACGTTCACCTTCCATCACTGGTCATCGGAACGGCGACAATAGCTCTTCTTGTCGGCATTCGTATGATTCGGCGATCATGGCCCGCCACGCTTCTCGCCCTGCTCGCCACGTCGGCCCTAGCCGCCCTCCTCGGCCCCTCACAGCTTGGACTCAACGTCATCGGCGCCCTCCCGACGGATCTGCCCCGACCTCAGTCCCTTCCCATCTTTGACGGGGCTCTCATCTCTTCCCTCGCCACCGGGGCACTCGCAATCGCTTCCATCGGCCTGATTCAAACGATGGCGGTCGCCCGCTCCTTACCGAATCCCGGCGGTGAACGACTCGACGCCAACCAAGAGTTCGTGGGACAGGGGCTCGCCAATATCGTCGCCGGCTGGTTCTCCGGCTTCTCGGTTTCGGGCTCCTTCTCTCGGTCGGCCGTTGCAGCGGAGACTGGCGCCCGCACTCCCCTCGCTGCCGTCATCTCCGGTGCATTCGTGCTGGCGTTCATGCTGCTATTCGGCCCACTCGGTGCTTACCTGCCACGGGCCGCCCTTGCAGGCATCCTCATCGTCGTCGCGATCAAAATGATCGACCTCGATCGGATCCGCCAGGTCGTCCGCAGCAGCCGGGGAGAGTCCGTGGTGATGAGCGTCACGTTTCTCGGAACGCTCTTCCTTCCCATCGACGTCGCTGTGCTTGCAGGCATTCTCACGGCACTCGGCCACTACGTCTTGCGAACGAGTGCTCCCGATGTCGTACCCGTCCGGCCGGATGAATGCTTTCGCCACTTCGTTCGACACTCGCCGCAGGATCCATGCACCCAGCTCGCGATCTTCGACATTCGCGGGGACCTGTATTTTGGCGCAACCTCACACGTAGAAGATACGCTCCTCTCGCACTGCGACGACCACCCAGACCAGCGATTTCTGCTTCTTCGAATGCAGGGGGTCAATCGAATCGACGTAAGTGGCGTGCGGATGCTGGAGCGACTGGCCGAGGATCGGCGTCGTCACGTCGGCGATCTCTACCTCACCCGTATCCAGCGCCCGGTTCTCCGCTTCATGATCAGCACGCGATTCCACGAGACGCTCGGTCGCGACCACTTCCTGAACGTAGATACAGCCGTCGACACGTTATTTCACCACGTGCTCGACCCAGCAGTCTGCGTGTACGAATGTCGCATGCGCGCCTTTCGAGAGTGTCAGACGATTCCTCGCCCGGACATCCCGCTCCATCTGCGCCCCGCTGCACACGTGCCCACCGACGATGAAGTCACCGTCGAGACCATCGACGCGGTCGATCTATGGCAGGAGTTGCATGGACATGGGATCGAGCCCCGCATCATTGATGTCCGCGAGCCGCGCGAATTTGCTCGTGGCCACATTCCTGGTTCGGAAAACATTCCGTATCTCAACCTTATTGCCGATCCCTCATGCGCAATGGACGGCACGGATCGCCCCATCGTTATCGTCTGCCGCGGTGGCCGTCGCAGTCGTAGCGCGGGCGTGCATATCGCACCGATCCACGACCGGCAGGTCCGTGTGCTGAAAGGAGGACTTCTTTCCTGGGAATCGGCGGATCTACTTACGGCCATGGGCACCCCATCACATTCAAAAACAATTGTACCGGGTTGA
- the glpX gene encoding class II fructose-bisphosphatase: MDTRNLGLDLVRITEAAAIAAGRHMGFGDAIRPDGDATTAMRRELNTLPVDGRIVLGEHRELKSDRMLRHGDAVGTGHGDAVDLVVDPVDGRNLLARGLPGAISVIAAAPRGSMWAPERAVYMEKLVVDRHAASAIVPECLDAPAAWTLSLLARVKEKAVRDLVIFVLDRPRHADLIDEIRAAGARVMLQAEGDVAGALLAASPRHPGVDALMDIGGIPEGVIAACAVRALGGAMLGRLAPQSQKERSDLRTSGLDESAILTASDLVSGTDLYFSATGVTDGPVLRGVHYHGQRAETHSLVLRAETRTRRTIQAEHLLDENADPTWLGHDTN, from the coding sequence ATGGATACCCGTAATCTTGGACTGGACCTCGTGCGCATCACCGAAGCGGCTGCTATCGCCGCCGGACGGCACATGGGCTTTGGGGATGCCATTCGGCCCGACGGTGACGCGACCACCGCAATGCGGCGTGAGTTGAATACGCTGCCCGTAGACGGGCGGATTGTTCTTGGAGAACATCGAGAACTCAAGTCGGATCGTATGCTCCGGCATGGCGATGCCGTCGGAACGGGTCACGGCGATGCCGTGGATCTGGTCGTCGATCCGGTGGATGGCCGCAATTTGCTTGCACGCGGACTGCCGGGGGCTATTTCCGTGATCGCAGCCGCTCCTCGCGGTTCGATGTGGGCACCGGAACGCGCCGTCTATATGGAAAAGTTGGTCGTCGATCGGCACGCTGCATCGGCCATCGTTCCGGAATGCCTGGACGCGCCGGCGGCGTGGACGCTATCCCTCCTCGCGCGGGTCAAAGAAAAAGCCGTCCGCGACCTGGTCATTTTCGTTCTCGACCGACCGCGACACGCCGACCTCATCGACGAAATTCGTGCAGCCGGTGCGCGTGTGATGCTTCAGGCGGAAGGCGATGTCGCGGGCGCTCTCCTTGCCGCGTCGCCACGTCACCCAGGCGTTGACGCGCTCATGGACATCGGCGGGATCCCGGAAGGCGTCATCGCCGCATGTGCGGTACGGGCGCTCGGTGGAGCGATGCTCGGCCGCCTCGCCCCTCAGTCGCAGAAGGAACGGAGCGACCTGCGAACGTCCGGTCTCGATGAGTCAGCTATCCTGACCGCCTCCGACCTCGTCTCCGGTACGGACCTTTACTTCAGCGCGACCGGCGTGACGGACGGCCCCGTACTCCGCGGCGTGCACTACCACGGGCAACGTGCAGAAACGCACTCGCTCGTTCTACGGGCAGAAACCCGAACGCGGCGCACAATTCAGGCAGAACACCTGCTGGACGAGAATGCAGACCCAACGTGGCTCGGTCACGATACGAATTGA